GTTGATTTAACTGCTTTTGGCGGTGCTCAACGTCCTGTTCCGTATAATTATCAATATCTGTTCGCTTAGGAAAATATTCCCGAATTAATCCATTTGTATTCTCATTTGTTCCACGCTGTTCAGGCGAATATGGATCGGGCCAATAGACAGTAACACCTAACCTTTCACTGATTTCATCAAGATGAAGAAATTCGGTCCCATGATCTGGTGTAATAGAATGAACAAATTCTTTAGGAATGGCCCCTAACAGTTCAACTAAGCCTTTATTTATCTCCTGCGAGTCCTTTTGCGCAACCTTTTTGATAAGCGTAAGCCGACTAAGCCGATCGACAACCGTTAAAAGGATGGAGTGACCCGTTCGACCAATCACAGTATCAATTTCCCAGTCACCTATACGTTGACGCTGGTTGATAAAACCGGGGCGCTCATGAATTGAGATATAGTCCGTCTGTACTTCTCGATGTCGTCTAGTATTCTTTGAATGTCGAGTCCGATGTTTATGTCTGAGATGGCGCTGAATACCGGTATCACCACGTGAGGAGTACTTCTCACCTAAATTGTGTTGATAGATATGACGGTAAATTGTGTTATAGCTAACACACCATTGATGTTCCTTATTAAAGCGAGCGGTAATCTGCTCTGGTGACCAGTGCAGATCTAAGATGTAATGAACAATTTGACGGCGTAGTTGTGGATGGCTGTCTAATAGCCGCTTCTTATGACAATTCTGCCGCTTTTGATGATAGTCATTTTCTGCTTTGCTTGGGGAATAATTACCTACACAACGTTTTAATTCTCGTGAAATAGTGCTTGGATTTCGCCCCAGCCGTAACGCAACAGCCCGGATAGATAACCCCTTAGCTCGTAAAAACATAAGCATTTCACGTTCTTTTATAGTAAGATGTTTATAGCTCATACCGGATACCTCGAATTGTTTGATTTGGTCGTTAAACATATTCTACCCGGTATGGGTTTATTTTTTTACTTTGTGTTGCATTTTAATTGTAAATTCGCCACGGATAAATTAAGTGGGGCTAACACTAATCGGCCAGAACTGCAAAAAATGCTGGCCTATATTCGTGAGGGAGATATTGTCCTGGTCACTGAATTAGATCGCTTAGGCAGAAACAACCATGATTTGACTAAGATCATGAACTCCATTCAAAATAAGGGTGCCACCCTAGATGTG
Above is a genomic segment from Lactobacillus sp. CBA3606 containing:
- a CDS encoding IS30 family transposase, whose amino-acid sequence is MSYKHLTIKEREMLMFLRAKGLSIRAVALRLGRNPSTISRELKRCVGNYSPSKAENDYHQKRQNCHKKRLLDSHPQLRRQIVHYILDLHWSPEQITARFNKEHQWCVSYNTIYRHIYQHNLGEKYSSRGDTGIQRHLRHKHRTRHSKNTRRHREVQTDYISIHERPGFINQRQRIGDWEIDTVIGRTGHSILLTVVDRLSRLTLIKKVAQKDSQEINKGLVELLGAIPKEFVHSITPDHGTEFLHLDEISERLGVTVYWPDPYSPEQRGTNENTNGLIREYFPKRTDIDNYTEQDVEHRQKQLNQRPRKVLNYETPYEVFFDKPLHLV